A single Hyperolius riggenbachi isolate aHypRig1 chromosome 12, aHypRig1.pri, whole genome shotgun sequence DNA region contains:
- the LOC137541162 gene encoding keratin, type I cytoskeletal 19-like, with translation MSYSVRQVSTTRSYGGLGSGLGGGAGRVSFKAPSVHGGSGGISVSSARYVSSGYGGGLSSGYGGGLSSGFGGGSGGGYGGSYSVSVSGDALLSGNEKETMQNLNDRLATYLDKVRSLEAANSDLELKIREWYEKQGPSPTRDYSNYFKIIEDLRDKILAATIDNSKIVLQVDNARLAADDFRTKFENELALRQSVEADINGLRRVLDELTLARTDLELQIENLKEELAYLKKNHEEEMNAMRGQVGGQVSVEVDSAPGVDLTKILSDMREQYEHMAEKNRKDAETWFFTKTEELNKEVAVHTEQIQTSKTEITDLRRTLQGLEIELQSQLSMKSSLEGTLAETEARYGAQLAQMQSVISSLEAQLGDLRADMERQNYEYKVLMDIKTRLEQEIATYRQLLEGHDAQIMVGQTKDIKIERK, from the exons ATGTCTTACAGCGTACGCCAGGTCAGCACCACCAGATCCTACGGTGGACTGGGCAGTGGACTTGGTGGTGGAGCAGGGAGGGTCTCCTTCAAAGCTCCAAGTGTCCACGGTGGCTCAGGGGGCATCTCTGTGTCTTCTGCCCGATATGTTTCTTCTGGGTATGGTGGTGGTCTAAGCTCTGGGTATGGTGGTGGTCTAAGTTCTGGCTTTGGTGGTGGCTCTGGTGGTGGATATGGAGGCAGCTACAGTGTTAGCGTGTCAGgggatgccctgctgtctggcaaTGAGAAGGAAACCATGCAGAACCTGAACGACCGTCTGGCCACCTACCTGGACAAGGTGCGCTCCCTTGAAGCGGCCAATTCAGACCTGGAGTTGAAGATCCGGGAGTGGTACGAAAAACAGGGACCCAGCCCAACCCGTGACTACAGCAACTACTTCAAGATCATCGAGGACCTCAGAGACAAG attcttgctgctaccattGACAACTCCAAGATTGTCCTGCAGGTGGACAATGCCAGGCTGGCAGCTGATGACTTCAGAACCAA GTTTGAGAATGAGCTGGCTCTTCGCCAGAGTGTGGAGGCTGACATCAATGGACTGCGTAGAGTACTGGATGAGCTGACACTGGCCAGAACTGACCTGGAGCTCCAGATTGAAAACCTGAAGGAGGAACTGGCCTACCTCAAGAAGAACCATGAGGAG GAAATGAACGCAATGCGTGGACAAGTTGGTGGACAAGTCAGTGTTGAAGTGGATTCAGCACCAGGTGTGGATCTGACAAAGATTCTGAGTGATATGAGAGAACAGTATGAACACATGGCTGAGAAGAACCGTAAGGATGCCGAAACTTGGTTCTTCACCAAG ACGGAGGAACTGAACAAGGAAGTTGCGGTCCACACAGAACAGATACAGACTAGCAAGACGGAAATCACGGACCTAAGACGTACACTCCAAGGCTTGGAAATAGAGCTCCAGTCGCAACTCAGTATG AAATCGTCGCTTGAAGGAACCCTCGCAGAAACAGAAGCACGTTACGGCGCACAACTTGCACAAATGCAGTCGGTCATTAGCAGTTTGGAGGCACAGCTAGGTGACCTCCGGGCAGATATGGAACGTCAGAACTACGAGTACAAGGTGCTCATGGACATCAAAACGCGTCTGGAGCAAGAGATTGCCACCTATCGTCAGCTCCTGGAAGGTCACGATGCACA GATTATGGTGGGCCAAACCAAAGATA TTAAAATTGAAAGAAAATGA